GGGCAACATGGATAAGTCAGCCCCGCCGAACAATCAAAAATCACCGGCGCGGGCGAGTGGAGAGGGTCAAGAATGTCAGTCGGACGAAGTCTGTTTGCGGCGACGCTCGCCGGTGTGCTTGCGCTGGCGGTTTCACCGGCGTCGAGCCAGACGCTGCGCTACGCCAACCAGGGTGAGCTGAAATCGCTCGACCCCTACACGCTGAACGAGTCGACCACGAGTGCGCATCTCGGCCATGTCTATGAGGGCCTTGTCGCCCGCGGCAAGGACCTGAAGATCATCCCGGCGCTCGCCGAAAGCTGGGAGACGCCGGAGCCGACGCGCTGGCGCTTTCACCTGCGCAAGGACGTAAAATTCCATAACGGCGACCCCTTCACCGCGGACGACGTCGTATTCTCGGCCGAGCGCGTGCGGGCGAAGGGCTCGAATTTCCAGAGCCGCGTTCCCGCCGATGCCAAGGTCGTCAAGGTCGACGACTACACCGTCGATTTCATCCTGACCTCGCCCAATCCCATCCTGACGGCGCTGTGGGCGACCTGGTACATCATGGACAAGAAATGGGCAGAGGCGAACGATGCGGTGGCACCGACGCCGGCCGCGGCCACGACCCCGAGCTATGCCTCGCTCCATGAAAACGGCACCGGCGCCTTTACCATCGAGAGCCATCAGCCGGGCGTGAAGACCGTCTTCAAGGCCAATCCGAACTGGTGGCGCAAGCCGGAGCATAATCTGAAGGAGATCGTCTTCACGCCGATCGCAAACCCGGCCACGCGTGTCGCGGCGCTGCTGTCGGGCGAGGTCGACGTGATCGAGCCGGTTCCGGTCCAGGACATCGAGCGCGTCAAAGCGAGCCCCAACGCCACCGCGCTGACGGGACCCGAGCTCCGCACCCTCTTCGTCGGCATGGATCAGGCACGTGACGAACTCCTGTACTCCAACGTCAAGGGCAAGAACCCGTTCAAGGACGTTCGCGTCCGCGAAGCCGTCTACCGGGCGATCGACGTTGATCTGATCAAGAATCGCGTCATGCGCGGGCTCTCCACGCCGTCCGCACTGATGGTCGCACCGGAGATCTTTGCGATGTCGAAGGACTTCACGCGACCGAAGCTCGATCCTGACGCCGCCAAGAAGCTTCTGGCGGACGCTGGCTATGCGGACGGTTTCGAGGTGACCATGGACTGCCCGAACGATCGCTACGTCAATGACGCCGCGATCTGTCAGGCCATCGTCGGCATGCTCGCCCGCATCAATATCAAGGTGGACCTGCTGACCCAACCCAAGGCCCAGTATTTCGCCAAGGTGCTGAAGCCCGGCGGCTACAAGACCTCGCTGTACATGCTGGGCTGGACCCCGGATACGCTCGACTCCCAGAACGTGCTCCACGACATCATGGGCTGCCGGGACGATCCCAAGGATCCCAACCGCGGTGAGGCCAATCTCGCAGGCTATTGCAACAAGCAGTTCGACGAGCTCGCCGACAAGGTTCTCGTGGAATCCGATACGACCAAGCGCGATCTCCTGATCAAGCAGGCCTTCGAGGTCTCGATGAAGGACTGGGCCTACGTTCCGCTGCACCAGCAGGCGCTCGCCTGGGGCGTGTCGAAGAAGGTGAAGCTGACCCAGCGTGCTGACAACATGGTCATGCTCTACTGGGCGACCAAGCAGGACGAGTAAGTGTCGACATCTTGTGAAGTCCCGGAAGCCCAGGCTTCCGGGACTTGCTATTTCGAGCTAACGCAATGATGCGTGCTGTTAAAGAGATGTGAAAGGAACAGATGCTCGCTTTCACACTGCGCCGAGCCATCCAGGCCATCGGTGTCATGATCGCCGTCGGGGTCATCGCGTTCTCGATGTTCCGCTTCGCGGGCGATCCCGTGAACCAGATGGTCGGTATGGATACGTCGGGCGCCGAACGCGCAGCGATCCGCAAATCGCTCGGTCTCGATGATCCCGTACTGGTGCAGTTCGGCCGCTATATCGGCAATGCCGCGCAATTCAAGTTCGGCGTGTCCTATCAGTTCCGCCTGCCCGTCACCAACCTGCTGGTAGAGCGGATGCCCGCGACGCTGGAGCTCGCCATCTGCGCCACCATCTTCGCGATGATCAGCGGCATCCTGATGGGGGTCTATTCGGCGCTTCGCCGCGACAGCTGGCTCGCGCACATATTCCAGGCCGTCTCGCTGATCGGTATTTCGCTGCCGACCTTCCTGATCGGCATTCTCATGATCTACCTGTTCTCGGTAACGCTCGGCTGGCTGCCCTCGTTCGGCCGTGGCGACGTCGTGCATATCGGCTGGTGGACGACCGGGCTCCTGACGCTGTCGGGCCTGAAGGCGCTGATCATGCCATCGATCACGCTTGGCCTGTTCCAGATGACGCTGATCATGCGCCTCGTTCGCGCCGAGATGCTGGAAGTGCTGCGGACCGACTATATTCGCTTCGCCCGCGCCCGCGGGCTCACCACGCGGGCGATCCATTTCGGCCATGCGCTGCGCAACACGCTTGTTCCCGTCATCACCGTCGCCGGCCTGCAATTTGGCTCGGTCATTGCTTTCGCAATCATCACCGAGACCGTATTCCAGTGGCCGGGCATGGGCCTCCTGTTCGTGCAGGCCATTCAGAACGTCGATATCCCGATCATGGCAGCCTATCTCATGATGGTCGCCCTGATCTTCGTCACCATCAATCTCGTGGTTGATATCCTCTACACCATCGTCGATCCGCGGCTGCGCTCGACGGTCAGCCGGGCGCATTGAGATGAGCGAAGCCGTCGTTCCGCATACAACCGACAAGCGCGCTGCGGAGGCCCCCGGCTGGTTCAGGCGCGCGCTCGACAGCGACCTGTTCTATTCGTTCCGCCGCTCCAAGATCACCATGATCGCGGCAGGGGTAACGCTGCTGTTCTTCCTGGTCGCGATTTTCGCCTCCGTGCTGTCGGTGCAGAATCCGTTCGACCCGGCGCAGCTCCAGCTGATGAATTCGCGCATCTCGCCGCTCTGGACGGCCGACGGCCAGAGCCCGTTCCTGCTCGGCACTGACGAGCAGGGCCGCGACGTGCTGTCGGCGATCCTCTACGGCCTGCGCATCTCACTGCTCGTCGGCGTGCTCGGCGTGGTCTTGTCCGGCGCGATCGGCATCCTGCTCGGGTTGACGGCCGGCTATTTCGGCGGCGCCGTCGACGGGCTGATCATGCGCATCGCCGACGTGCAGCTTTCCTTCCCGGCCATCCTGATCGCGCTTTTGATCAACGGCATCGCCAAATCGGTCTTTGGCAACAAGCTTGACGAGATGAGTATGTTGGCGGTCCTGGTCTTCGCGATCGGTCTGAGTTTTTGGGTACAATATGCGCGCACGGTGCGCGGCTCGGTGCTGGTCGAGAAGAACAAGGATTATGTCGCGGCTGCGCAATTGATCGGCCTGCCCGCCCCCGTGATCATGCTCCGCCACGTGCTGCCGAACACCACGGGGCCGATCCTCGTGATCGCCACCATCAACCTGGCGCTCGCCATCATCACCGAGGCAACGCTCTCGTTCCTCGGCTCGGGCATGCCCGAGACCATGCCCTCGCTCGGCACGCTGATCCGCATCGGCAACGGCTATCTGTTCGCAGGCGAATGGTGGATCGTCGCCTTCCCTGGGATCGCACTCGCGGGGTTGATCCTGTCGATCAACTTGCTCGGCGACTGGCTGCGCGACGCCCTTAACCCGAAACTCCGATGAGTATGCAGCGTTCATGACCGAACCCGTTCTCTCCGTCCGCAATCTCAAGGTTGAGTTCGCCTCGCGTCGCGGCACGCTGCGCGCCATCGATGGCGTCTCCTTCGACATCGCCAAGGGCGAGGTGCTGGGCGTGGTCGGCGAATCCGGCGCCGGCAAGTCCGTCACCGGCTTGTCTGTGATCGGCCTGATCGATCCGCCTGGCCGCATCGCCGGCGGCGAGATCCGTCTCGCAGGGCTGCGGATCGACAACCTGCCGCCGGAGGAGATGCGCCGCGTCCGCGGCAAGCGCATCGGAATGATCTTCCAGGATCCCCTCACCTCGCTCAATCCGCTGTACAAGGTCGGCGACCAGATCGTCGAGACGATCCGGACTCACCTGAACTTGTCCGAGACCGCCGCCCGCCGCCGCGCCATCGACCTCTTGGCCGAAGTCGGCATCCCCGCACCGGAAAAGCGCATCGACGGCTATCCGCATGAATTCTCCGGCGGCATGCGCCAGCGCGTCGTCATTGCGCTAGCGATCTGTGCCGAGCCGGAGCTGATCATCGCGGACGAGCCGACCACCGCGCTCGATGTCTCCGTGCAGGCGCAGATCATCTCGCTGATCAAGCGGCTCGGCCGCGACCACGGCACCGCCGTGATGCTGGTGACGCACGACATGGGCGTGATCGCCGAAACTTCGGACCGCGTCGCGGTGATGTATGCCGGGCGCGTTGCCGAGATCGGCCCGGTGCAGGACGTCGTCAGGAATCCTCTGCACCCTTACGCCAAGGGCCTGATGGGCGCGATCCCGACGCTTGCAGGTGACGACAAGCGCCTCGTGCAGATCCCCGGCTCGATGCCGCGCCTGTCGGCGATCCCGCGCGGCTGTTCGTTCAATCCGCGCTGTGCCTTTGCCTTCGACCGCTGCCGCGTGGAGCGGCCGGAGCCGCTGCCGCGCGGCGCGCAATCTGTCGCGTGCCATCTCTATGACACCGTCCCGGCGGAGAGCGCAGCATGAGCACGCCCTTCGTTCAGGCCAAAAATCTGCGCCGCGTCTTCGACGTCTCGAAGCCATGGCTCAACCGCGTGCTCGAAGGCGGGCATCTCGAATATCTTAGGGCGGTCGACGGCGTCACCTTCGACATCCGGAAGGGTGAGACCTTCGCGCTGGTCGGCGAGTCCGGCTCGGGCAAGACTACGGTGGCGCGGATGGTGGTGGGCCTGTTGCCGCCAAGTTCCGGCGACGTGCTGATCGACGGCGTCTCGATGACCGATCCGCGGCAGGCACCGGCACGTCGAAAACTGCGCCGCCGCATCCAGATGATCTTCCAGGATCCCTATGCGAGCCTTAACCCGCGTTTCCGCGTCGATGCCATCATTTCCGAGCCGATCCGCGCCTTCGACCTGATCCAGGGCGAGCGCGACATCCAGGCCCGCGTCGGCGAATTGCTCAGCCTTGTCGGCCTGCATCCGGACGACCGGCTGAAATTCCCGCACGAATTTTCCGGCGGCCAGCGCCAGCGCATCGCGATCGCGCGGGCGCTCGCCTCCGACGCCGAGTTCATCGTCTGCGACGAGCCGACCTCGGCGCTCGACGTCTCCGTGCAGGCCCAGATCCTGAACCTGATGCGCGACCTCCAGGACAAGTTTGGCCTGACCTACATGTTCATCAGCCACAACCTCGCCGTGGTCCGTCACATGGCGAGCCGGGTCGGCGTGATGTATCTCGGCCGCATCGTCGAGATCGCGGAAGGACGCGAGCTGTTTTCCCGGCCGCGCATGCCCTACACCAAGATGCTGCTGGGCGCCGTGCCTGACCTTGCCATGAGCGGCCGCCAGCGCATTCCGGTCAAGGGCGAGATCCCGAACCCGATCAATCCGCCCTCGGGCTGCGCCTTCAATCCGCGCTGCCCGCTGGCGTTCGATCTCTGCCGCAGGGAAACGCCGGAACTGATCGACGGTGTCGCCTGCCACGCGGTGAACACCGCACCGGTCCCAGCGTGACGCGCGCGTGCCATGCGGCCTGCGCATTTGGCATCCCAGCACCGGCTGTGATCAATTGCGCGCGCCGCAAATGAGGTAGCCCATGGCCAGCAACATCAATCCCGATCCGTTCACGACGCGCCCCGAGATCGAGGGCACGTTCGGGGTCGTCGCCTCCACGCACTGGATCGCGACCGCCGTCGGCATGGGCATCCTGGAGAAGGGCGGCAACGCCTTCGATGCCGGCGTCGCCACCGCCTTCACGCTCCAGGTGGTCGAGCCGCATCTGAACGGTCCCGGCGGCGATGTTCCGATCATCGTCCACGACGTCAAGCGCGGCCGCACCGAGGTGATCTGCGGCCAGGGCCCGGCGCCGGCGCGCGCCACCATCGCGCATTACAAGAGCGAAGGCCTCGACATGGTGCCCGGCACCGGCCTGCTCGCCGCCTGCGTCCCCGGCACGTTCGAATCCTGGATGATGCTGTTGCGCGACTACGGCACGATGCGCGTGCGCGACGTGCTGGAGCCCGCGATCTCCTATGCGCGCGACGGCTATCCGCTGGTCGAGCGCGCCTGCGCCACGATCCAGACCGTCGAGCAATTGTTCCGCAAGCACTGGCCGACCTCGGCCGCCGTCTATTTGCCAAATGGCGAGGTGCCGAAGCCCGGCACGCTCTTCACCAACAAGACGCTGGCCGCGACCTACACCCGCATTCTAGGCGAAGCCGAGAGCGGCGGCGGTGGCCGCGACGCCGAGATCGAGCGCGCGCGAAAGGCCTGGTCGCAAGGTTTCGTCGCGGAGGCCATCGACAAATTCTGCCGGACGCAAGAGGTGATGGACGTCAGCGGCTCGCCACATCGCGGCGTGCTCTCGGCCGACGACATGGCGCGCTGGCAACCGACGGTCGAAGCGCCCCTCACCTATGATTATGGCCGCTACACCGTCTGCAAGGCCGGCGTCTGGAGCCAGGGCCCGGTGACATTGCAGCAGCTCGCGCTGCTCAAGGGCTTTGCGCTCGACGGGCTCGACCCGACCGGGCCGGAATTCATCCATCTCCAGATCGAATGCGCAAAGCTCGCTTTCGCCGATCGTGAGAAGTTCTACGGCGATCCCAAGTTCACGGAGATCCCGATCGCGACGCTGCTGTCGGATGCCTACAACGACGAGCGCCGCAAGCTCGTCACCGACAAGGCCTCGCTCGATTTCATTCCTGGTTCGGTCGAGGGCTTTGGCGGCGTCGTCAAGCTGCGCCGCGCGGAAGGCCAGCGCGAGGCGGTCGGCGCGCTCGGCGCCGGTGAGCCGACCGTCGGCCGCTTCGGCGAGGTGCGCGGCGACACCGTGCATTTCGACATCATCGACAAGGCCGGCAACATGGTGTCCTCGACGCCGTCGGGCGGCTGGCTGCAATCCTCGCCGATCATTCCGGAACTCGGCTTCTGCCTCGGCAGCCGTGCCCAGATGTTCTGGCTGGAGGAAGACCATCCCGCCGCGCTCGCGCCGGGCAAGCGGCCGCGCACGACGCTGTCGCCGACCATGGCGCTGCGCGACGGTGAGCCGTATCTGGCCTGGGGCTCGCCCGGCGGCGACCAGCAGGACCAATGGATCACGCAGTTCTTCCTGCGCCACGTTCACTGCAACCTCAATCTCCAGGAGGCCATCGACGCGCCGGCCTGGCATTCCGAACATTTTCCGATCTCGTTCTGGCCGCGCACCGCGCGCCCCGGCGTGCTCGTGGTCGAGAACCGCGTGCCGAAGGCGACGATCGAGAACCTGCGCGAGCGCGGGCATATCGTCGAGGTCGGCCCGGACTGGTCGGAAGGCCGCCTCACGGCGGCTTCGCGCGTCGGCGTGCGCCGGCGCGCCGCCGCCAATCCGCGCGGGATGCAGGGTTACGCCGCGGGACGCTGAAGGTAGCACATGACCTGGTCGATCATCGCGCGAGACCCTGCCACCGGCCAGTTCGGCATCGCGGTTGCGACCCGCTTCTTCGCCGTCGGCGCGCGCGTGCCCTATATCGCTGCGGGCCTCGGCGCCATCGCAACGCAGGCCTTCGTCAATCCCTATTACGGCATCGACGGCTTGAAGCTGCTGCGCGAAGGTCTGAACGCCCACGACGTGCTCGCCACGCTGCTGGCGGCCGATGACGGACGCGAGAGCCGGCAGATCCACATCATGGATGCTAGCGGCGAGATTGCCGCGCATACCGGGCGCGACTGCATCGCCTGGTGCGGCCACGTCGCAGGCAGCGGCTTTTCCATTGCCGGCAACATGCTGACAGGCGCCGACGTGCTCGACGAGACCGCAAAAACCTACATTGCCAATGACAGCCTGCCCTTCCCGCGCCGCCTGCTCGCCGCGATGCGCGCGGGCGAGGCCGCCGGCGGCGACAAGCGCGGCAAGCAGTCCGCAGCGCTGCTGATCCACGGTGAGGAGGAATGGCCGGCGCTCGACATCCGCGCCGACGATCATCCCGATCCGCTCGGCGAGCTCGAACGGCTCGAACGTGTCAGCCAGGAGCTCTGGGTTCACTTCCGCAGCTCGCTGCCGACGCGGCAGAACCCGGCCGGCAACACCGA
This is a stretch of genomic DNA from Bradyrhizobium sp. CB2312. It encodes these proteins:
- a CDS encoding ABC transporter substrate-binding protein yields the protein MSVGRSLFAATLAGVLALAVSPASSQTLRYANQGELKSLDPYTLNESTTSAHLGHVYEGLVARGKDLKIIPALAESWETPEPTRWRFHLRKDVKFHNGDPFTADDVVFSAERVRAKGSNFQSRVPADAKVVKVDDYTVDFILTSPNPILTALWATWYIMDKKWAEANDAVAPTPAAATTPSYASLHENGTGAFTIESHQPGVKTVFKANPNWWRKPEHNLKEIVFTPIANPATRVAALLSGEVDVIEPVPVQDIERVKASPNATALTGPELRTLFVGMDQARDELLYSNVKGKNPFKDVRVREAVYRAIDVDLIKNRVMRGLSTPSALMVAPEIFAMSKDFTRPKLDPDAAKKLLADAGYADGFEVTMDCPNDRYVNDAAICQAIVGMLARINIKVDLLTQPKAQYFAKVLKPGGYKTSLYMLGWTPDTLDSQNVLHDIMGCRDDPKDPNRGEANLAGYCNKQFDELADKVLVESDTTKRDLLIKQAFEVSMKDWAYVPLHQQALAWGVSKKVKLTQRADNMVMLYWATKQDE
- a CDS encoding ABC transporter permease, with product MLAFTLRRAIQAIGVMIAVGVIAFSMFRFAGDPVNQMVGMDTSGAERAAIRKSLGLDDPVLVQFGRYIGNAAQFKFGVSYQFRLPVTNLLVERMPATLELAICATIFAMISGILMGVYSALRRDSWLAHIFQAVSLIGISLPTFLIGILMIYLFSVTLGWLPSFGRGDVVHIGWWTTGLLTLSGLKALIMPSITLGLFQMTLIMRLVRAEMLEVLRTDYIRFARARGLTTRAIHFGHALRNTLVPVITVAGLQFGSVIAFAIITETVFQWPGMGLLFVQAIQNVDIPIMAAYLMMVALIFVTINLVVDILYTIVDPRLRSTVSRAH
- a CDS encoding ABC transporter permease produces the protein MSEAVVPHTTDKRAAEAPGWFRRALDSDLFYSFRRSKITMIAAGVTLLFFLVAIFASVLSVQNPFDPAQLQLMNSRISPLWTADGQSPFLLGTDEQGRDVLSAILYGLRISLLVGVLGVVLSGAIGILLGLTAGYFGGAVDGLIMRIADVQLSFPAILIALLINGIAKSVFGNKLDEMSMLAVLVFAIGLSFWVQYARTVRGSVLVEKNKDYVAAAQLIGLPAPVIMLRHVLPNTTGPILVIATINLALAIITEATLSFLGSGMPETMPSLGTLIRIGNGYLFAGEWWIVAFPGIALAGLILSINLLGDWLRDALNPKLR
- a CDS encoding ABC transporter ATP-binding protein, with protein sequence MTEPVLSVRNLKVEFASRRGTLRAIDGVSFDIAKGEVLGVVGESGAGKSVTGLSVIGLIDPPGRIAGGEIRLAGLRIDNLPPEEMRRVRGKRIGMIFQDPLTSLNPLYKVGDQIVETIRTHLNLSETAARRRAIDLLAEVGIPAPEKRIDGYPHEFSGGMRQRVVIALAICAEPELIIADEPTTALDVSVQAQIISLIKRLGRDHGTAVMLVTHDMGVIAETSDRVAVMYAGRVAEIGPVQDVVRNPLHPYAKGLMGAIPTLAGDDKRLVQIPGSMPRLSAIPRGCSFNPRCAFAFDRCRVERPEPLPRGAQSVACHLYDTVPAESAA
- a CDS encoding oligopeptide/dipeptide ABC transporter ATP-binding protein, translated to MSTPFVQAKNLRRVFDVSKPWLNRVLEGGHLEYLRAVDGVTFDIRKGETFALVGESGSGKTTVARMVVGLLPPSSGDVLIDGVSMTDPRQAPARRKLRRRIQMIFQDPYASLNPRFRVDAIISEPIRAFDLIQGERDIQARVGELLSLVGLHPDDRLKFPHEFSGGQRQRIAIARALASDAEFIVCDEPTSALDVSVQAQILNLMRDLQDKFGLTYMFISHNLAVVRHMASRVGVMYLGRIVEIAEGRELFSRPRMPYTKMLLGAVPDLAMSGRQRIPVKGEIPNPINPPSGCAFNPRCPLAFDLCRRETPELIDGVACHAVNTAPVPA
- a CDS encoding gamma-glutamyltransferase family protein, whose product is MASNINPDPFTTRPEIEGTFGVVASTHWIATAVGMGILEKGGNAFDAGVATAFTLQVVEPHLNGPGGDVPIIVHDVKRGRTEVICGQGPAPARATIAHYKSEGLDMVPGTGLLAACVPGTFESWMMLLRDYGTMRVRDVLEPAISYARDGYPLVERACATIQTVEQLFRKHWPTSAAVYLPNGEVPKPGTLFTNKTLAATYTRILGEAESGGGGRDAEIERARKAWSQGFVAEAIDKFCRTQEVMDVSGSPHRGVLSADDMARWQPTVEAPLTYDYGRYTVCKAGVWSQGPVTLQQLALLKGFALDGLDPTGPEFIHLQIECAKLAFADREKFYGDPKFTEIPIATLLSDAYNDERRKLVTDKASLDFIPGSVEGFGGVVKLRRAEGQREAVGALGAGEPTVGRFGEVRGDTVHFDIIDKAGNMVSSTPSGGWLQSSPIIPELGFCLGSRAQMFWLEEDHPAALAPGKRPRTTLSPTMALRDGEPYLAWGSPGGDQQDQWITQFFLRHVHCNLNLQEAIDAPAWHSEHFPISFWPRTARPGVLVVENRVPKATIENLRERGHIVEVGPDWSEGRLTAASRVGVRRRAAANPRGMQGYAAGR
- a CDS encoding DUF1028 domain-containing protein, which translates into the protein MTWSIIARDPATGQFGIAVATRFFAVGARVPYIAAGLGAIATQAFVNPYYGIDGLKLLREGLNAHDVLATLLAADDGRESRQIHIMDASGEIAAHTGRDCIAWCGHVAGSGFSIAGNMLTGADVLDETAKTYIANDSLPFPRRLLAAMRAGEAAGGDKRGKQSAALLIHGEEEWPALDIRADDHPDPLGELERLERVSQELWVHFRSSLPTRQNPAGNTDRSVIDASIAAARARTS